A single Saccharolobus shibatae B12 DNA region contains:
- a CDS encoding amidohydrolase family protein, whose translation MDKQEKIDIFCHITPLKFIHEYVKSMVVHFLRLIEINVSNNFIYFSDPEYRLKYMKKYSIDIEVLTLGPTGDTWNVVPNNILPKLVKVANDSIAEIVNKYSDKFVGIGIVPGIYEGFMDEVKRSIKDLGFKGIMILSNLIGKPVDADEMNSFYQFMSSENLPIFIHPTNPPYGNSYPWAREYRLIQMLGWPYDTSLAMARLVFSGILDKYPNLKFIIHHAGAMIPFFSKRIEGFYDEAIAYPEVYGGETFKRLNRHPLEYFRNNFYVDTVLNGNISALKASYDFYGIDHMVFATDFPYGPEKGERWTKDILDSVYELKLDEDNLEKIFHKNARKLLGI comes from the coding sequence ATGGATAAACAAGAAAAAATAGATATATTTTGTCATATTACACCTTTAAAATTCATTCATGAGTACGTAAAATCTATGGTTGTGCATTTCCTAAGGCTTATAGAGATTAATGTCAGTAATAACTTCATATACTTCTCTGACCCGGAATATAGGTTAAAATATATGAAGAAATATAGCATTGATATTGAAGTGCTAACTTTAGGCCCTACTGGAGATACATGGAACGTAGTCCCGAATAATATTTTACCTAAATTGGTTAAAGTCGCTAATGATTCAATTGCTGAAATAGTTAATAAATATTCAGATAAATTCGTAGGAATAGGAATAGTGCCTGGTATATATGAAGGTTTTATGGATGAAGTAAAGCGAAGTATTAAAGATTTAGGTTTTAAGGGTATTATGATACTTAGCAACTTGATAGGAAAGCCTGTAGATGCTGATGAAATGAATTCCTTTTATCAATTTATGTCATCGGAGAATTTACCAATTTTCATTCATCCTACTAATCCTCCATATGGTAATTCTTATCCTTGGGCAAGAGAGTATAGACTAATTCAAATGCTAGGTTGGCCTTATGATACAAGTTTAGCTATGGCTAGATTGGTTTTTAGCGGTATTCTAGACAAATATCCTAATCTCAAGTTCATAATTCATCATGCGGGTGCAATGATCCCATTCTTCAGTAAGAGGATTGAAGGGTTTTATGATGAGGCAATAGCATATCCTGAGGTTTACGGTGGAGAGACTTTTAAAAGACTAAATAGACATCCTTTAGAATATTTTAGGAATAATTTTTATGTAGATACCGTATTAAATGGAAATATATCAGCCTTGAAAGCTTCTTATGACTTCTATGGTATAGATCATATGGTTTTCGCAACAGATTTCCCATATGGCCCAGAAAAAGGTGAAAGATGGACAAAAGATATATTAGATAGCGTATATGAGCTAAAGCTAGATGAGGATAATTTGGAAAAAATTTTTCATAAAAATGCTAGAAAATTACTTGGAATATAG
- a CDS encoding cyclase family protein — MKDLIALIQKGEIIELGKTIRNGTYYFGHGPVYIGKHLYYDDAKRRYKELDIPEGSGFANVRLNMCDHTGTHIDALNHVSERGKLFGGIDIKTMRADVDGYKDLDITTIPPIFTRGVFFDVSDIGLDREITGEDLEKRMEVKIERGDAAIIYTGFSKDGADEEPGIGLDAARWIVSKGFGLVGSDAPRTEYVRKGMKTYLPVHRYLIAENGIPIIDNMNLENLAKALNRRQEFILVLLPLKLTGATASPLNPIAII, encoded by the coding sequence ATGAAAGATTTAATAGCATTAATTCAAAAAGGTGAAATAATAGAATTAGGTAAAACGATAAGGAATGGCACATACTATTTCGGACATGGACCAGTATATATTGGAAAGCACTTATACTACGATGATGCAAAGAGGCGATATAAAGAATTAGATATTCCAGAAGGATCTGGCTTTGCAAATGTTAGATTAAATATGTGCGATCACACTGGTACTCATATAGATGCTTTAAATCACGTCTCTGAGAGGGGTAAACTATTTGGAGGTATAGATATTAAGACTATGAGAGCTGATGTTGACGGATACAAGGATTTAGATATAACCACCATACCGCCTATTTTCACTAGAGGCGTATTCTTTGACGTTTCAGATATTGGATTAGATAGGGAAATTACCGGTGAGGATCTAGAAAAAAGAATGGAAGTTAAAATAGAAAGAGGAGATGCTGCAATAATATACACCGGATTTAGTAAAGATGGTGCAGATGAGGAGCCCGGTATAGGACTGGACGCAGCTAGATGGATTGTTAGTAAGGGATTTGGCCTTGTAGGAAGTGATGCACCTAGAACTGAATATGTTAGAAAAGGTATGAAAACCTACTTACCAGTGCATAGGTATCTAATTGCAGAGAATGGGATACCTATCATAGATAATATGAACCTGGAGAACTTAGCTAAAGCATTAAATAGAAGACAGGAATTCATTCTAGTTCTGTTGCCATTAAAATTAACTGGCGCCACTGCATCTCCCTTAAATCCAATAGCAATTATCTAA
- a CDS encoding cupin domain-containing protein has protein sequence MSKEWESKIKDFISKIEKENLTTFFAATHPKYSTSVFRFTKEPTHVALPYVWKYKLAKERLLELAEILPPEEAERRNINFVNPGLKQYFPAISAATLPTLRGGIQMLKPGERAYTHRHTANAFRFVLEAPLEGAYTIVEGYKLAMRPGDVILTPNWTWHDHHNEGNNYAIWFDGLDVITAYWLGGVFYQDFGDVNVDKYQKIVSSNEDVMARYLGVKPTFESLPSHLPSSDNPLFYYPYSLIRNSLIRIAEKGKGDPYYGIELEYTNPTNGSPAFPTMSLKIRLIKGNDELKPIRRTENRIFVVFEGSGTFEIEGQKYVVEPFDIIAIPSWKKYSIRNDANDNLIIFSYSDEPVFKALGFMREKREE, from the coding sequence ATGTCTAAGGAATGGGAATCTAAAATCAAAGACTTTATCAGCAAAATAGAAAAAGAAAATTTAACCACATTTTTTGCAGCCACACATCCTAAATATTCTACTTCGGTTTTTAGATTTACCAAGGAACCCACCCATGTAGCTTTACCTTATGTATGGAAATATAAGCTGGCTAAGGAGAGATTATTAGAGTTAGCTGAGATCCTTCCCCCTGAAGAGGCAGAAAGACGAAACATAAATTTTGTGAATCCCGGATTAAAACAATATTTTCCAGCAATATCTGCTGCTACATTACCTACATTAAGGGGAGGTATACAAATGCTTAAACCCGGTGAAAGGGCCTATACGCACAGGCATACTGCAAACGCATTTAGATTCGTTTTAGAAGCACCCTTAGAAGGTGCGTATACTATAGTAGAGGGGTATAAATTGGCAATGAGGCCTGGCGATGTTATATTGACACCTAACTGGACATGGCATGATCATCATAATGAAGGTAATAATTATGCTATATGGTTTGACGGTTTGGATGTTATAACAGCTTACTGGCTAGGAGGTGTATTCTATCAAGATTTTGGAGATGTAAATGTTGACAAGTATCAGAAGATAGTAAGTAGTAATGAGGATGTGATGGCGAGGTATTTAGGTGTAAAACCAACTTTTGAGTCATTACCATCACATCTACCTTCATCTGACAATCCCTTATTCTACTACCCTTATAGTTTAATACGTAATTCGCTAATCAGAATAGCTGAAAAAGGAAAGGGAGATCCATATTATGGTATAGAATTAGAATATACGAATCCAACCAATGGCTCTCCAGCTTTTCCCACAATGTCATTAAAAATTAGGCTAATCAAGGGTAATGATGAACTTAAACCAATAAGGAGAACTGAGAATAGGATATTCGTAGTATTTGAGGGTTCTGGTACATTTGAAATTGAGGGACAGAAGTATGTAGTAGAACCGTTTGATATAATAGCCATTCCGTCATGGAAAAAGTATAGCATTAGAAATGATGCTAATGACAATTTAATAATATTCTCATATTCTGATGAGCCAGTGTTTAAGGCGTTAGGGTTTATGAGAGAGAAAAGAGAAGAATAA
- a CDS encoding class I SAM-dependent methyltransferase, which produces MIHKGKKVETQNQSISDFHGFGESIRREIASKINIKTNLRVLDVGTGFGRNVKFLAKLIPLPREIWSIDADEDSIKRVKDELEREKIAEGIHFKHGLAENLPFEDNYFDYTISVMLLHHMSSIENGIKEMLRVTKNDGMVIIVDYTPEAHTLHFTTPHSKSDFFDHEKVVEIVRNLCNNYEIKDFKMWYLVTAVKV; this is translated from the coding sequence ATGATTCATAAAGGTAAAAAAGTTGAAACACAAAATCAATCCATTTCCGATTTTCATGGATTTGGAGAAAGTATAAGGAGAGAAATTGCTTCTAAAATAAACATTAAAACAAACCTAAGAGTATTAGACGTAGGAACTGGATTTGGAAGGAATGTTAAGTTCTTAGCTAAGCTTATACCGTTGCCCAGAGAGATATGGTCAATAGACGCAGATGAGGATAGTATAAAAAGAGTTAAGGATGAGCTTGAGCGGGAAAAGATAGCCGAAGGTATACACTTTAAACACGGACTAGCTGAAAATCTACCATTTGAAGATAATTATTTTGATTACACAATTTCTGTTATGCTTCTTCATCACATGTCGTCGATAGAAAACGGCATTAAAGAAATGTTAAGAGTAACTAAAAATGATGGAATGGTGATAATAGTTGATTATACGCCAGAAGCTCACACATTACACTTTACAACTCCTCATAGCAAGTCAGACTTCTTCGATCATGAAAAAGTAGTTGAGATAGTACGAAATCTATGTAATAATTATGAAATTAAGGACTTTAAAATGTGGTACTTAGTAACAGCAGTTAAGGTATAA
- a CDS encoding cupin domain-containing protein — translation MSYIDIRDLGKKRSSSEIPPDIFDLYKKIMEQKKNSRVLIKSSEIKWIEKGRQVARSAKVIDPENGFTNSIVNIGLGEIPPHGHTGKHKHTEAYIYIVKGKGHSIVNEKRYDWEAGDFLYIPPDTYHQHFNDGDESAVYLRVIPGPLIVNLMAIFASLNLNVEGMLHQAETAPEYTGPKPKVYFDELEKQ, via the coding sequence ATGTCATATATAGACATAAGAGATCTAGGAAAGAAACGTTCATCTTCAGAAATACCTCCAGATATATTTGATCTATACAAGAAAATTATGGAGCAGAAGAAGAATTCTAGGGTTCTAATTAAATCTAGTGAAATAAAATGGATAGAAAAAGGAAGGCAAGTCGCAAGAAGTGCAAAAGTAATAGACCCTGAGAACGGTTTTACAAATAGCATAGTTAATATAGGTCTAGGAGAGATACCACCTCATGGACATACTGGAAAGCATAAACATACCGAAGCGTACATTTACATAGTCAAAGGTAAAGGTCATAGTATTGTAAATGAAAAAAGATATGATTGGGAAGCAGGAGACTTCCTTTATATTCCTCCAGATACTTATCATCAACATTTTAATGATGGTGACGAATCGGCTGTTTATCTAAGAGTAATTCCAGGTCCGTTAATAGTAAATCTAATGGCAATTTTTGCATCCTTAAATCTAAATGTTGAAGGAATGTTACATCAAGCGGAGACGGCACCAGAATATACTGGACCCAAACCAAAAGTATATTTTGATGAGTTAGAGAAGCAATAA
- a CDS encoding MFS transporter, giving the protein MTNGEKGSSPISRENLVKIAVVAGLGNMIDFYEFFISATAAAIIWPIIFFGPLVSSSYLATTLSIIAFGVGYITRPVGAFIFGHLGDTRGRLTSLTLSISLTVISILGVGLLPTYSSIGITALVLLFVFRLLLGMSLGGEFGGASVWVIEHVEVQGKTSVIGRYGSLLGSLQSLGIGAAGLAFTLSSLYYHGASFLTFGWRIPYLAGVVVAIIGAIIRFRMMESPIFKQIVNKGNIAHMPALKVLKGKLGLTILTASFMYFFQSLIGVLFGGPIPQAFISRIHLINTFGLSPRIFAPTMIAITYFSGALIGATIGGIISDQIGRKKTMLIAIVLTIIFSYPYTLLMNSANGILALIATELMEFSGWIAVGVTFVWFAEMFPANLRYSGTGLTAQIGVLINGIVSSIIIPIIITNAKGVEYIFTGSFIPGLIASIICLGLLFLLPETRGKKLEM; this is encoded by the coding sequence ATGACTAACGGGGAGAAAGGTAGTAGTCCCATATCTAGAGAAAATCTAGTAAAGATAGCGGTAGTTGCTGGATTAGGAAATATGATAGATTTTTATGAGTTCTTTATATCAGCGACTGCAGCAGCGATAATATGGCCTATAATATTCTTTGGTCCATTAGTTAGTTCCTCATATTTAGCAACTACGCTTTCAATAATAGCTTTTGGAGTTGGATATATAACTAGACCAGTAGGAGCGTTCATCTTTGGCCATTTAGGAGACACAAGGGGAAGACTGACTTCTCTGACTCTTTCAATTTCGCTCACAGTAATTTCAATATTAGGTGTGGGACTTCTTCCAACATACTCTTCTATAGGTATAACTGCATTAGTCCTACTGTTCGTATTTAGATTGTTATTAGGTATGTCTCTCGGTGGAGAATTTGGTGGAGCATCGGTTTGGGTTATAGAACATGTAGAGGTGCAGGGTAAAACATCAGTGATAGGCAGATATGGTTCCCTCCTTGGTTCACTTCAATCATTGGGTATTGGGGCTGCAGGATTGGCATTTACGCTTTCAAGTCTATACTACCATGGAGCTTCTTTCCTTACATTTGGATGGAGAATTCCATATTTAGCTGGTGTAGTGGTAGCCATAATAGGAGCAATAATAAGATTCAGAATGATGGAGAGTCCAATATTTAAGCAGATAGTTAATAAAGGTAATATAGCGCACATGCCGGCTCTTAAAGTTTTAAAGGGAAAGTTGGGTCTAACCATATTAACTGCGTCATTTATGTATTTCTTTCAATCCTTGATAGGAGTACTTTTTGGAGGTCCTATTCCGCAAGCATTCATCTCGAGGATACATTTAATAAATACTTTTGGACTTTCACCTAGAATTTTTGCACCTACAATGATTGCTATAACGTATTTCTCAGGGGCTTTAATAGGGGCAACAATTGGAGGTATAATAAGTGACCAAATAGGAAGGAAAAAGACTATGTTGATAGCAATTGTACTAACTATAATTTTTTCCTATCCGTATACATTGTTAATGAATTCAGCGAATGGAATTTTAGCCTTAATAGCAACAGAATTAATGGAATTTAGTGGATGGATTGCTGTAGGAGTAACTTTCGTGTGGTTTGCTGAGATGTTTCCGGCAAATTTAAGGTATTCTGGAACTGGTTTAACTGCACAAATTGGGGTCCTAATAAACGGAATTGTGAGTAGCATTATAATACCTATTATTATAACAAATGCGAAAGGGGTAGAATATATTTTCACTGGATCCTTTATTCCAGGGCTAATAGCGTCTATCATTTGCTTAGGACTTCTTTTCCTATTACCTGAAACAAGAGGTAAAAAGTTAGAAATGTAA